One Vigna unguiculata cultivar IT97K-499-35 chromosome 7, ASM411807v1, whole genome shotgun sequence genomic region harbors:
- the LOC114190755 gene encoding inositol phosphorylceramide glucuronosyltransferase 1-like, with protein MFNVKNRVRMKSCTSIWLWLTVLLFSVQSLGSERSDVAYVTLLYGDEFLLGIRVLGKSIRDTGSIKDMVVLVSDGVSDYANNVLEADGWIIEKISLLANPNQVRPTRFWGVYTKLKIFNMTDYKKVVYLDADTIVVKNIEDLFKCGKFCANLKHSERLNSGVMVVQPSAAVFNDMMSKVNTLPSYTGGDQGFLNSYYSGFPNAHIFEPNLTPEMLENRPVPEMERLSTLYNADVGLYMLANKWMVDENELCVIHYTLGPLKPWDWWTSWLVKPVDAWQNIREQLEETLPGTKGGQNPKDYFLVNFLFLLPFCAVVFFSYRSFLKNQGYYGSCCRNSRDHVRQLYYRIKSGGPIVYTTISTSTISSTHQLIEGQNKVPAYLGITSVCVCLLAAVVSLGLAFLIVPRQVAPWTGFLLMYEWIFIIFIVLFGSYLNLIYHWGKIMASHTPSSLTHLKSCDEDSGKGHQRQMSSCNAATWFYGLGMAFLAIAAPCLPFIFGITALFLRLGLMVVGGVILVSFMTYSSEHLAIRSFVKGFEERDVARNASFCC; from the exons ATGTTTAACGTGAAGAATCGAGTTAGAATGAAATCGTGTACAAGTATATGGTTATGGCTCACAGTTTTGTTGTTTTCAGTTCAATCTTTGGGATCTGAGAGGAGTGACGTGGCATACGTGACTCTATTGTACGGAGATGAATTCTTGTTGGGCATTCGAGTTCTGGGCAAATCTATACGGGACACTGGATCCATCAAAGACATGGTCGTTTTGGTCTCTGATGGTGTCTCTGATTATGCCAATAATGTTCTCGAG GCTGATGGGTGGATAATTGAGAAGATTAGTTTGCTGGCCAATCCTAATCAAGTACGTCCAACGAGATTTTGGGGTGTCTATACAAAGctcaaaatatttaacatgACTGACTACAAGAAAG TTGTTTATCTTGATGCTGACACTATTGTGGTTAAGAATATTGAAGACCTATTCAAATGTGGGAAATTCTGTGCTAATTTAAAACATTCTGAGAGGTTGAATTCAGGAGTCATGGTGGTGCAGCCATCTGCTGCCGTCTTCAATGACATGATGAGTAAAGTAAACACTCTGCCATCTTACACTGGAG GGGATCAAGGGTTTCTCAATTCATATTACTCTGGATTTCCCAACGCACATATTTTTGAGCCAAATTTGACCCCCGAAATGTTGGAAAATAGACCAGTTCCTGAAATGGAGCGACTTTCCACTCTTTATAATGCAGATGTTGGTCTTTACATGCTGGCTAACAAG TGGATGGTAGATGAGAATGAACTCTGCGTGATTCACTATACACTTGGCCCTCTTAAACCTTGGGACTGGTGGACATCTTGGCTGGTGAAACCTGTTGACGCCTGGCAG AATATAAGGGAACAGCTGGAGGAAACCCTTCCTGGAACTAAAGGAGGCCAAAATCCTAAAGATTATTTTCTtgtaaactttctttttctgttaCCATTTTGTGCTGTGGTGTTCTTCAGCTATCGTTCATTTCTAAAG AATCAAGGGTACTATGGTTCCTGTTGTAGAAACTCACGTGATCATGTCAGGCAACTTTATTACAGGATTAAATCAGGGGGGCCAATTGTATATACTACTATTTCTACCTCAACTATCAGTTCCACTCATCAG CTCATAGAAGGTCAGAACAAGGTGCCTGCATATTTGGGCATTACTTCTGTCTGTGTCTGTTTGTTGGCTGCCGTGGTGTCTCTTGGACTAGCTTTCTTGATAGTACCTCGGCAAGTGGCTCCATGGACTGGTTTCCTTTTGATGTATGAATGGATATTCATAATCTTCATTGTACTATTTGGGAGTTATCTCAATTTGATTTATCATTGGGGAAAAATTATGGCATCACATACGCCTTCCTCGTTGACTCATCTCAAATCTTGTGATGAGGATTCTGGAAAAG GTCACCAGCGTCAGATGTCATCATGTAATGCTGCTACGTGGTTCTATGGTTTAGGGATGGCCTTCTTGGCCATTGCTGCTCCCTGTTTGCCTTTTATTTTTGGGATCACTGCATTGTTTTTACg GTTAGGTTTGATGGTTGTCGGGGGCGTAATATTAGTATCTTTCATGACATACTCTTCGGAACATCTTGCTATCAGATCATTTGTGAAAGGGTTTGAAGAGAGGGATGTCGCACGCAATGCAAGCTTCTGCTGTTGA